In Macadamia integrifolia cultivar HAES 741 chromosome 5, SCU_Mint_v3, whole genome shotgun sequence, a single window of DNA contains:
- the LOC122078262 gene encoding B3 domain-containing transcription factor VRN1-like: MGFRRDSHRRNSQAWRPHFLQLIVHSTVHDGQLVIPVEFVQQLGEDLSDSAVLKVPNGKEWVVGLKKIDGVVWFHNGLQQFLEYHNISVGYFLVFRYEGDSQFLVLIFNRNACEIQYTLQESNLHDKHLILENEEREGDTSTSLRMTIIDGHEEQQTFQESNLHDKHLNLENEESGEEVDTPTSLNPENEERGEEVDTPTSLNLANEERGEEEDTPTSLNLENEKRGEKEDTPTSLRMTIIDGHEEQHTKRTSKTQGKRSSAYSGIPVSKHDCIAKKKRKRNEIVGKRTKPNASGEKVTKELENQQIAQRGGNTASLGRLEDEYEWASLRKERPVTKEERERAISASMLLKPKNPSFMVIMTPSYLRKGMNVPLKFSRNHFKDGSHHVKLRLPNGSTWPARFFLRSNVKALLSGGWNAFARENILLEGDCCVFEVFKKKNIEMKVSIFRVVEDWVPLVGSVTAKTRHPITFEESKATQAAREFKSKYPFYTVYMHRSYIRSRVMIMRQDFFKKHMPEEVETITLKDSDGRQWPVKLYSTNDGRAHRFGEGWSAFVKGKTIEEGDVCVFELVKKKDTVLKVSILKKH; the protein is encoded by the exons ATGGGATTCCGGAGAGACTCCCACAGACGAAATTCTCAGGCGTGGAGACCCCATTTTCTCCAACTGATCGTCCATTCAACTGTCCACGACGGACAGCTT GTGATCCCTGTTGAGTTTGTTCAGCAATTAGGAGAAGATCTCTCTGATTCTGCAGTTCTCAAGGTTCCCAATGGCAAAGAGTGGGTTGTAGGTTTAAAGAAAATTGATGGAGTAGTTTGGTTTCACAATGGTTTGCAGCAATTCTTGGAGTATCACAACATATCTGTTGGATATTTTCTAGTCTTCAGATATGAGGGGGATTCACAGTTCCTTGTTCTTATATTCAATCGCAATGCCTGTGAAATACAATATACCCTTCAAGAGTCCAATCTTCACGataaacatttgattcttgaaaatgaagaaagagaaggggacACTTCAACTTCTTTGAGAATGACAATTATTGACGGACATGAAGAACAACAAACTTTTCAAGAGTCCAATCTTCATGATAAACATTTGAATCTTGAAAATGAAGAAAGTGGAGAAGAAGTGGACACTCCAACTTCTTTGAATCctgaaaatgaagaaagaggagaagaagtgGACACTCCAACTTCTTTGAATCTTGCaaatgaagaaagaggagaagaagaggacacTCCAACTTCTTTGAatctagaaaatgaaaaaagaggagaaaaagaggaCACTCCAACTTCTTTGAGAATGACGATTATTGACGGACATGAAGAACAACACACTAAAAGAACGTCCAAGACACAGGGAAAGAGAAGTTCTGCTTACTCAGGAATCCCAGTCTCTAAACATGATTGTAttgcgaaaaaaaaaaggaagaggaatgAAATTGTGGGAAAACGAACCAAGCCAAATGCTTCAGGGGAGAAGGTTACCAAAGAACTTGAGAACCAACAGATAGCTCAAAGAGGTGGCAATACTGCATCACTGGGGCGTTTGGAAGATGAATATGAATGGGCTTCTCTGAGAAAGGAAAGGCCAGTgacaaaggaagaaagagaaagggcaATTTCCGCATCCATGTTGTTAAAACCTAAAAATCCTTCATTTATGGTCATCATGACACCGTCCTATCTGCGCAAGGGAATG AACGTTCCTCTTAAATTTAGCAGGAATCATTTCAAAGATGGATCACACCATGTCAAACTTCGGCTTCCAAATGGGAGTACATGGCCTGCCCGGTTCTTTCTTCGCAGTAATGTTAAAGCACTTCTTAGTGGTGGTTGGAATGCATTTGCTCGGGAAAACATTCTTTTAGAGGGAGATTGCTGTGTCTTTGAGGtgtttaagaagaaaaatattgagATGAAAGTATCAATTTTCCGTGTTGTGGAAGATTGGGTCCCACTTGTTGGATCTG TTACTGCAAAGACAAGGCATCCTATAACATTCGAAGAAAGTAAAGCTACTCAAGCAGCAAGAGAGTTCAAGTCTAAATACCCTTTCTACACAGTTTACATGCATCGAAGCTATATTCGGAGCAGAGTCATG ATTATGAGGCAGGACTTTTTCAAGAAGCATATGCCAGAGGAAGTGGAGACAATCACACTTAAGGATTCAGATGGGAGACAATGGCCTGTCAAGCTCTATAGTACTAATGATGGAAGGGCGCATAGATTTGGTGAAGGTTGGTCTGCATTTGTGAAGGGAAAAACTATAGAAGAGGGAGATGTCTGTGTTTTTGAGTTAGTTAAGAAGAAGGATACTGTTTTGAaggtttctattttaaaaaaacatTGA